Proteins encoded by one window of Engraulis encrasicolus isolate BLACKSEA-1 chromosome 21, IST_EnEncr_1.0, whole genome shotgun sequence:
- the LOC134437688 gene encoding macrophage mannose receptor 1-like isoform X2 has translation MFLVLLLSGFLSLTAAAVSHQFYFVNEAKSWTEAQSYCRSHYTELATLYNTDDVNALTQLGSPTGSAWIGLYDAWAWSDGTSYDPSSASWRIAEPNDASVYCAQMNTDGSWCDVSCNSQTDKFVCYGPGDTYTLVNTAKTWTEAQAFCRATYTDLATAQSIAQNEKVFMAANGEFVHIGLYRARTWSDGSDSSFRHWISGQPDGIEHCTALSFSDSGQWIDDSCSNTKPFFCYAATVATLRLKVEATAELSRAEIEENILKPLREELIRYGLPNSTSLSLREFYQTNP, from the exons ATGTTCCTCGTTCTGCTTCTCTCAG GTTTCCTCAGCCTCACTGCTGCAGCTGTCTCTCACCAATTCTACTTTGTGAATGAGGCAAAGAGCTGGACTGAAGCCCAGAGTTACTGCAGGAGCCATTACACAGAGCTGGCAACCCTCTACAACACTGATGATGTGAATGCGCTGACTCAACTAGGCAGCCCGACCGGCTCTGCTTGGATTGGACTCTATGATGCCTGGGCTTGGTCTGACGGCACCTCCTATGATCCTAGCAGTGCCAGCTGGCGGATAGCCGAGCCAAACGACGCCAGCGTATATTGTGCCCAAATGAACACTGATGGATCATGGTGCGATGTATCATGTAATAGTCAGACGGACAAGTTTGTGTGCTATG GACCCGGTGACACCTACACGCTGGTCAACACTGCAAAGACCTGGACTGAGGCCCAAGCCTTCTGCAGGGCCACTTACACAGACCTGGCAACGGCGCAGAGCATCGCCCAAAACGAAAAAGTGTTCATGGCGGCGAATGGAGAGTTCGTGCATATCGGTCTCTACAGGGCGAGGACGTGGTCGGACGGGAGTGACTCCTCTTTCAGACACTGGATCTCAGGCCAGCCAGACGGGATCGAGCACTGCACCGCTCTGTCCTTCAGCGACTCTGGCCAGTGGATAGACGACTCATGCTCAAACACCAAGCCCTTCTTCTGCTATGCAG CTACTGTAGCCACTTTAAGGCTTAAGGTTGAGGCAACAGCTGAACTAAGTAGAGCCGAGATTGAAGAGAATATCCTGAAACCA CTTCGTGAGGAGCTCATCAGATATGGGCTTCCAAACAGCACCAGTCTGAGTCTGAGAGAATTTTACCAGACCAACCCATGA
- the LOC134437688 gene encoding putative C-type lectin domain family 20 member A isoform X1 — translation MFLVLLLSAGFLSLTAAAVSHQFYFVNEAKSWTEAQSYCRSHYTELATLYNTDDVNALTQLGSPTGSAWIGLYDAWAWSDGTSYDPSSASWRIAEPNDASVYCAQMNTDGSWCDVSCNSQTDKFVCYGPGDTYTLVNTAKTWTEAQAFCRATYTDLATAQSIAQNEKVFMAANGEFVHIGLYRARTWSDGSDSSFRHWISGQPDGIEHCTALSFSDSGQWIDDSCSNTKPFFCYAATVATLRLKVEATAELSRAEIEENILKPLREELIRYGLPNSTSLSLREFYQTNP, via the exons ATGTTCCTCGTTCTGCTTCTCTCAG cAGGTTTCCTCAGCCTCACTGCTGCAGCTGTCTCTCACCAATTCTACTTTGTGAATGAGGCAAAGAGCTGGACTGAAGCCCAGAGTTACTGCAGGAGCCATTACACAGAGCTGGCAACCCTCTACAACACTGATGATGTGAATGCGCTGACTCAACTAGGCAGCCCGACCGGCTCTGCTTGGATTGGACTCTATGATGCCTGGGCTTGGTCTGACGGCACCTCCTATGATCCTAGCAGTGCCAGCTGGCGGATAGCCGAGCCAAACGACGCCAGCGTATATTGTGCCCAAATGAACACTGATGGATCATGGTGCGATGTATCATGTAATAGTCAGACGGACAAGTTTGTGTGCTATG GACCCGGTGACACCTACACGCTGGTCAACACTGCAAAGACCTGGACTGAGGCCCAAGCCTTCTGCAGGGCCACTTACACAGACCTGGCAACGGCGCAGAGCATCGCCCAAAACGAAAAAGTGTTCATGGCGGCGAATGGAGAGTTCGTGCATATCGGTCTCTACAGGGCGAGGACGTGGTCGGACGGGAGTGACTCCTCTTTCAGACACTGGATCTCAGGCCAGCCAGACGGGATCGAGCACTGCACCGCTCTGTCCTTCAGCGACTCTGGCCAGTGGATAGACGACTCATGCTCAAACACCAAGCCCTTCTTCTGCTATGCAG CTACTGTAGCCACTTTAAGGCTTAAGGTTGAGGCAACAGCTGAACTAAGTAGAGCCGAGATTGAAGAGAATATCCTGAAACCA CTTCGTGAGGAGCTCATCAGATATGGGCTTCCAAACAGCACCAGTCTGAGTCTGAGAGAATTTTACCAGACCAACCCATGA
- the LOC134437688 gene encoding putative C-type lectin domain family 20 member A isoform X3 — MFLVLLLSAGFLSLTAAAVSHQFYFVNEAKSWTEAQSYCRSHYTELATLYNTDDVNALTQLGSPTGSAWIGLYDAWAWSDGTSYDPSSASWRIAEPNDASVYCAQMNTDGSWCDVSCNSQTDKFVCYGPGDTYTLVNTAKTWTEAQAFCRATYTDLATAQSIAQNEKVFMAANGEFVHIGLYRARTWSDGSDSSFRHWISGQPDGIEHCTALSFSDSGQWIDDSCSNTKPFFCYAAS; from the exons ATGTTCCTCGTTCTGCTTCTCTCAG cAGGTTTCCTCAGCCTCACTGCTGCAGCTGTCTCTCACCAATTCTACTTTGTGAATGAGGCAAAGAGCTGGACTGAAGCCCAGAGTTACTGCAGGAGCCATTACACAGAGCTGGCAACCCTCTACAACACTGATGATGTGAATGCGCTGACTCAACTAGGCAGCCCGACCGGCTCTGCTTGGATTGGACTCTATGATGCCTGGGCTTGGTCTGACGGCACCTCCTATGATCCTAGCAGTGCCAGCTGGCGGATAGCCGAGCCAAACGACGCCAGCGTATATTGTGCCCAAATGAACACTGATGGATCATGGTGCGATGTATCATGTAATAGTCAGACGGACAAGTTTGTGTGCTATG GACCCGGTGACACCTACACGCTGGTCAACACTGCAAAGACCTGGACTGAGGCCCAAGCCTTCTGCAGGGCCACTTACACAGACCTGGCAACGGCGCAGAGCATCGCCCAAAACGAAAAAGTGTTCATGGCGGCGAATGGAGAGTTCGTGCATATCGGTCTCTACAGGGCGAGGACGTGGTCGGACGGGAGTGACTCCTCTTTCAGACACTGGATCTCAGGCCAGCCAGACGGGATCGAGCACTGCACCGCTCTGTCCTTCAGCGACTCTGGCCAGTGGATAGACGACTCATGCTCAAACACCAAGCCCTTCTTCTGCTATGCAG CTTCGTGA